The DNA window ATGAGCAATGAATTAGTCAAATATGACCCTGAATTAAATACAATCCCCTTGCGAAGGTTTACTCCTGTAGAAATGAACTTGTTCTTTTCTGTAGTTTCTAGAATGCGTGATAAAGGTGATGATACTGTTAGATTTACCTTTGATCAGTTAAAAGAGTTAAGTGCCTATAAGCCAACCGCAAATAATCGGTTTATTGATGACATACAAAGTACATATCAAAAAATACTAGGTCTTAGATTTGGCTCTCGAAGTAAAGATGGTCTTGATAGAGAGATGTTTGTCATGTTCACTCGATTTGAAATTAAGGGATCTGCAGACGTTCCTTATGTTGATATTCAAATTTATCCCAAAGCGTTGAAACTTCTAAATAATCTCGAAAGTTGGGTTCGTTATGCTTTGACAGAGTTCCGAGATTTAAAGAGTAGTTACGCAAAAACAACTTTTCGTATTCTTAAACAATTCCGAACCACTGGTTATGCTTATTTTTCTAAAAATGATTTCTTTGAACTACTAGATATTCCACAAAGCTATTGGAGTAAGCCTGCGAACGTTGAATCTAGGGTTATTCGCCCAATTAAGGAAGAACTAACCCCTTTGTTTAGAGGCCTAACTATACGAAAAAAATATGGTAAAGGTCGTGGGAAACCAGTGATTGGTTATACTTTTACTTGGAAGCCTGAAAGAAAAGACGCAAACGACTTTTCTCAAGGTAAGTTCCAAGATGAGCGTCAAAAACTTTTTAATATCCAGAATAATGGTGAATTAACAGAACAAGAAAAATGGCGTGCTACCGATAAAGTTAAAGGCCTACCACTAGGCTCAACTGAAAAACAGATTTTAGCCGAACGACAGATTGAGCATGATAAAACAATAAGAGATCAGACAAGACAAGAAATGCTTGCTGAACTCCGAAAGGGGTTTGGAAAACATGCCTAAAACTATTAGAGAACTTGCTGATCAATTGAATGTCTCCAAACAGACTATTCAATATCATTACCAAAGACTACCAGCAAAGAATCGGCAAAAAGATAGTCAGGGTACAAACATGATTAGCCCTAAAGCTGAAAGGATTATCAGAGACAAAGTAGCAAAGCCTTTGTTAGCAAACAACCAACAAATAGATAGCAAAGAAACGACAAAGACTAACAAAGACAATAATGAGCTGGTTGCAACTCTGATAAAAGAAGTAGAGGACCTAAAGTCTCAACGAGACAAACAGCTTGCTACCAAAGACCGCCAAATAGACAGTTTAACAAAGTTGATAGATCAGCAACAAAAATTACAGTTATCAACTGTAACAGAAAACCGACAATTAAAAGAACACGTGCGAAAATTGAGTTATTTGGTTGAATCTCCTAATTCAACTAAAAAGCAACAAGCAAACGACCAACAAACAAAATGTAGGGTGGGTGAAACTGATAATAAAGAAAGAATCATACCTAAAAGTTGGTGGCGTTTTTGGAAAACAAAGTGATTTGGTAGATTGTAAAATTAATCCGAACGCTGTTCGGACAAAAAAGATCAGTTTCCTTTAAAATGGTGTTTACCACAAACCCATCTTTTAGGAGCTGATCTTTTGTCTAGTATAACCTATTCCGAACGAATTAAAATCGAAACCTTTTGTGAACTAGGGCTGTCCAATATCCAAATGGGCGTTCGGATTAATTTTACAATCTACCAATTAAATAAATCTACAATTGAATTTTATTTACCTTATGAAGGGTAGATTGCAAATTTAATCCGAATTTTTGGACAAATTGGTCAGCATAACCTGATACGGTGTTTGCCAGTCGAGTATTTTAAGCGGTCGCTGGTTAATTTGGAGTAACGTCGTCGTTAAATCTTGAGCACTAATGTGCTCAAAACGAGTCCCCTTAGGATAAAAATAACGTAAATTCCGATTAAAGCGTTCATTACTACCACGTTCAGCTGGCGTATAAGCATGACAGTAATAGGTCTTAATACCATATTGTGATTCAAATGATACTAGCCCACTAAACTCAGTACCACGGTCCACAGTAAAACTGTGCACCGGTCCATTAAAAGTTGTTAGGAACTTAGTCAGTGCTTCATTAACACTCGCTGTCGTTCGATCTTTTAACCGGTATGCCCAAAGGAACCGTGATTTTCGATCGATTAAAGTTAATAAAACTGCCTTACTATGCCCACGAGGACCAACGACTGTATCTAGTTCAAAATCGCCGATGCGATTACGTTGATTAATCATCATGGGACGCTGTTCAATTGATCGCCCCAAAGATTGATTATATTTGGATCGTTGGTCAACGTTACGCCGTTGGCGTACGCCATGTTCAGGTAGATCATTCAAGGAGAAATCAATTCTCCCCTGATTTAGCCAATTATAAATAGATTTAGTAGCTAGTTTAAATTCGTGAGCAATCATTCTTGGTGACCAGCTTAGACGTAAATGGTTGAGAATTTTTTGCTTTAACTCATCGCTCAGCTTAGTTTTCCGACCACATCGTGATCGCTTGTATTCGGCATCTGTTTGTGCTAATTCAGCCTGATAAGGTTGACATCGAGATAATTCATAAGAAATTGTTGACGGTGATCGGTTCAGCCGAACGCCCATTTGGATATTGGACAGCCCTAGTTCACAAAAGGTTTCGATTTTAATTCGTTCGGAATAGGTTATACTAGACAAAAGATCAGCTCCTAAAAGATGGGTTTGTGGTAAACACCATTTTAAAGGAAGCTGATCTTTTTTGTCCGAACAGCGTTCGGATTAATTTTACAATCTACCGAAGATGTTCAAAACGCGTTAAAGGAAAGTGCGCAAACCCCCTTTATACGTACAAAGGATGAATGGACAATCATTTCAATTTAGAAAATATTTCCAGTTCCATCAAAACGGAGCTAAACAAGATAGTGCATGACATCGATGACTAATACTTTAACACCAAACAGAAAGGGGCTATGAATATATAGGGTCTATAACTAACAAATAGGCCTTTGATCATTTCTAAAGCCATTCTTCAGAACGTTATTACGATCTGAAGAATGGCTTTATTGGCTTGTGCAAGTAACATTTGCGTGACTAATGCTAGTAATTCTTGCTAGGATTGCCTTAGATCCTTGATTATGATTTAGGAGGAGTGAGATTTGAGCTTTAAAGACGATATCAAGACCTTGCGCAGGCAATCTAACTTAACCCAAGAAGCATTAGCTCAAAAATTACATGTGACCCGTCAAACGGTCTCAACTTGGGAAACTGGCAAGAATATGCCAAGTTTAGAGACCCTGCATGCTTTGAGTCAATTGTTTAACATCTCACTCGAAAAACTTCTATTTAACGAGGAGATTGCAATGAAAAAAGATAAAGAACCCTCTTTGGCTACCCAGATAGATCATGATGTTAAGCTTAAAAGTCGTTATCGTCGTTGGACTTTTGGTTTAGGTGGCTTGATCGTACTAGCACTGGTTAGTATTGGTATTTTATGTTTGGGATATTATAAAGGTATTGGGACGATTGATCGCTTTGATCCGTTTTTATCCTATAAAGTCGGGTACAGTAAATTACCTAGTGAAAAGGAAATTTCTCCTAACAATAAGGCGACCAATGGTTACTGGACCGCTTGGTTCACCGATAATACGATGGGTAATGAATGGACCAAATTAACCTTAACGACGGGGCTTAATCCTGGGGTCAAAGATCCTTATGTGATGGCTTATCATAAGGGCAGCTATGTTAAAGTTGCACGTATTGTGCCTCGCACCTACATTAATCAGACTTATGTTAGCAACTTAGCAGCATTAGACGCCTTGTTAAACCATAAGGGAAATACAGCAACTAATAATCATGACCTCAAAAAATTTAAGACACAGATCCATGTATCTGACACGGTCCAGCAGTTAGGTGACTGAATAGAGAACCACCAAGTTACAATCCTGCAAGTAGTTTCAGGGTCTATAACCTTCAAATAACCCCTCGAAAACATTGAAAGAATAACCCCTAATATCTACATTATAGATATTAGGGGTTATTTGTTTTAATATTAAAGAAATGACTTCTTCTATTTGTCATCAATACTAAACAATAATTTGTACAAAGTGATTATTTCTTCTAGTTCTTCACGCGATACATGATCGACAATAGTTTCATCAGTGACATGTCTTGCCCGTAAATCTAAGGCTATGGTTTGATCTAATAATACTTTTCCATATACTGTTTGACTACTAGTTAGTCGATGATACATTGGAAAATTACGCTTGGTACTGCTAATTGGAGCCACAATCGTCATGTTACTTGTCTGACAGACTAGATCATTGCTTAGAGCAATGGCTGGTCGCTTATTCATCTGTTCATGACCACGGCTTGGATTAAAGTTAACATAAAATATATCACCTTGGCTTACCATTGAAGTTCATTGCCTTCTGACTTTCCCCAATCAAGCTCGTGATCCCTTTTCCCGTCATCTTTCCAATCCTTAAATAGTTCGTGAATATTGGTTGGGTTCTTTTTTATTGGTGTTAAAACAATTGATCCATTTTCAATGGTTATTGTCATATCTTGGTTATCATCTAATTTCAGTTGTTTAATAATTTGGCTAGGAATTCTAGCAGCTTTCGAGTTTCCCCACTTTGCTAAGCGTGTTTGTTCTTTAATAAGTTCCATATTTTCCCCTCCTAAATTATTATTACAAGTCAAGTATATCCCGTGTAGATACACAATGCAAATATTCTTACTGGAGGTCATTTACATGCAACAAGTTGTCTTACCCATAAAAGATTCAAACGTTCTTAAAGAGGTTCAAGATACGTTACTCAATAACTTTAAAGCTGGCCGACGTAACTATACGATTTTTCAAGTTGGTAAAGCTACGCTACTGCGAGTGAGTGACGTTATGGGTTTAAAACAGACCGATATTTTTAATCTGGACGGTTCTATTAAACAAAATGCGTTCATTCATGATCGAAAAAATGGTAAGCCTAATACCTTGTACCTTAAACCAGTTCAAACAGAACTCTTATTGTATCGTCAATGGCTGCTTGATCATAAACTAGCATCTGAATGGATCTTTCCTTCCATTCAACACCCAGATCGCCATATCACTGAAAAACAGTTCTACAAAATTATGAGTAGGGTTGGCGATCTGTTAGGAATTAATTATCTAGGTACTCATACGATGCGCAAAACTGGGGCTTATCGTGTTTACACGCAATCAAATTACAATATTGGCCTAGTAATGCACTTACTAAATCACTCAAGTGAATCAATGACTTTAGCTTATTTGGGCTTGGATCAAGCAAGTACAGAAAACATGTTGAACCAAATTGATTTTGGGTAAATTGGTTTGATTTTGTTGTCGCCAACGGCGACTTCTAATACAGGTTTTTGGGGGGTTATCACAACATAGAATTTATTCTATGTGTAAGTGCGCATTGACCTCGTTTTACTCGTCCTGCTGATAACCATAGAGTCGATTTTTTCCGTTGTTGAATTGACTGTATTTTTAATTCAATTTATGTTTGCACCTAACTAGGATTGTTATGTTTTAAATATTTAAAAAGTGTTGCAGATTACGCTGTTTTAAGCCAAAATTTTTTAGTCGCTTTGTGCAGATAATCTTTATAAGCTTGGTAACAAATTTTGAATAACGGTGCTGTAAGATCTGTGAATTTAAACTGAAAGCATTATTTTGATGTTAGGAGTCATTAAGATTGACGAAAAGAAAGTATTAAAACCAATTGATGAAATGCTTGCCGATCCTTGGCAAGTTGATATTCAAGAATTGTTTGAAGCTTTTGTCAATGAACCTAACGAGATTAAAAAGAACTTGTATGATTCCTTATACACTTAAATTTTGCAAAAAAGACAAGAAAATATTATTAATCGTCCTAGCTTCGTTATTTAGCCCTTTAAAAGCCTGCTGAGGGCTTTTAATTTTTGCTTTGGTATAAATGTATATGAATGGTCTTAAAATCGCTAGAAACGAATTTTTTAAAAGCCTTTCTAATAGCGAATCAGCTGTCGGGTCTGGTTTATCTCGCCACACATCGTAATAGCGGTAGACAGTGTGCCATTCCGGGAAATCGTGCGGTAATTCACGCCATTGACACCCTGTAGTAAGCGAGTAAAGGATGGCATTGAATACGTCATAAAGATCATAACACGCGGTCTTGTATGCTTGCGGAAGTTTTCTAAATCAGGTTGTATTAACGCAAATTGCGCTCGAGAAATATTGCTTGGATAATCTGGCATGACAAACTCCTCAGTCGGTTTTCCACAATTCTACCAGATTCAGCAGATACTAGACAGGTTCTAAGAGGCATTTCACCATACTAACAAGAAAACCAAAAATTCCCAGATCATTAATTTAACATATCGTATCAAACCACGCCTGGAATATTATCTAGGCGTTTTTTTAATGTCATGGTATTTTCTGGCAGAAAGGTTGCATCATTGTGACTACAGTTGTAAACTAACAAGTGTTAAGAGGCTACAAACGTAAACTTAGAATTCAATTAATGGAGGAAGCCAATTCAAGGATGCAAAGAATGTAACCATCACCGATTCTGAATGGATGGTTATGAGAGCAATTTGGACAATGGGACATGCGACTAGTCGTGAACTAATCGATGCTATGAACGAATTAGAAGGCTGGTCAGCTGCAACAACCAAAACGCTACTTCACAGGTTGATTCAAAAACAGGCGGTTGCGCAGCATGGCGGCAGTCGACCATTCACGTATAAGCCGGTTGTTGGCGAGAAGTAATCAATGGCGGCAGCGGCAGATGATTTGTTTGACCATATGTGTGCGATGCGGGCTGGTTCAACAATTGCCGGCGTTATTCAGTCAAGGGAACTCTCACGGGCGGATATTGCGAACTTACAGGCGATTCTAGCTGAAAAGGCCAAAACAGCGCCCGAGGAAGTTCAGTGTAACTGCTTGCCAGGTGATCAAACGTGTTAAGACTGTGGTGTTCTGTTTACTTTTAGGATTGCTGCACAAAAATCCAGAATCTGGGATTTCTGATGGCGGAAACTTATGAATTTTTGTCGTAATTCTCATTCATATAGTGGCATGGTGCTCCGCAAAGCAGAAGCCTAAATATAAGAACCTGGTGGAAAAATCCCGAGCCCGGGGATTTCCACACAAGGAACTTATATTCCGGCTTCTAACCGCTTTGCTACGCACACTTATTTTTAGGGAGTCGATAATCATGGCAAATAAAGAGGACCATATGAACATGAAAAACATGAGTGCTAAGAATATGGAAAATAATGAATCAAATATGAGTCATATGGATCATGATGACATGAAAATGGATCACGATATGACCGAAATGGATCATGGTCAAATGAACATGGATCACAGCCAAATGAACATGAATCACGAAACTATGAATATGAGTGGGATGAATCACGGTGATATGGATATGGCTGGGACCGACATGATGATGCACGGTGGCTCAATGATGCATATGGGGAATTTGAAAGTTAAATTTTGGGTCTCCGTTGTCTTAGCGATTCCAGTTTTACTGTTAGCACCAATCATGGGTTTAAACGTTTCCATCCTTAGTTTCAGTTCACCGCTAATTGTTGGCATTATCATCGTTTTGTTTGATACAGCACTTTACTTTTATGGCGGAATGCCATTTTTAAAGGGGGCTAAAGCGGAAATTCAGGATAAATCTCCTGAAATGATGACGCTAGTAACCCTTGGAATTTCCGTTTCGTATTTCTACAGTTTGTACGCATTTATTGCCAACAACTTCTTGAACCCGGCAAATCATGTAATGGATTTTTCGTTCGAACTTGCAACCCTGATTTTAATTATGCTTCTAGGACACTGGATTGAAATGAATGCATTGATGGGGGCTGGGGATGCCTTACAAAAGATGGCGGCCCTGTTGCCTAAGACGGCCCATCTAGTTACAGATAATGGTGAAACAAAAGAAGTGCCAGTATCTGATTTAAAAGTTGGTCAAGCTTTCCAAGTGCGTTCAGGTGAGAGTATTCCAGCCGATGGTGTTATTACGGCTGGGGAGTCGACCGTGAATGAAGCACTGGTAACCGGTGAATCTGCTGCCGTTACCAAGAACGTTGGCGATAAGGTCATTGGTGGTGCAACCAACAATAACGGGACGCTAACGGTTAAAATTAGTGGTACTGGTGACTCCGGCTATCTTTCTCAAGTAATGAAAATGGTTCAAAATGCCCAGCAAGCTAAATCTAAAGCAGAAGATAAAGCTGATTTAGTTGCCAAGTATCTATTTTACGCGGCATTTGGTGTTGGGATTATTGCTTTCTTTGCCTGGTTACCCCAGGGATTGGCGACTGCAATGACGATCATGGTGACCGTCTTCGTGATTGCTTGCCCGCATGCATTAGGATTAGCGATTCCATTAGTGGTTTCTCGTTCTACTACGATTGGCGCTCAAAATGGGCTATTAGTTCGAAATCGCCAAGCCATTGAAGCAAGTCAACATGTTAGCCACGTTCTCTTGGATAAAACTGGCACGTTAACAGAAGGTAAATTTACGGTGAATGCATTGATTCCAAATGATGGGATTGACGAAACAACGTTATTAAGCCGACTGGCCGCCCTTGAAAATAATTCGACTCATCCGCTGGCCCAAGCAATCATTACTGAAGCCCAAGCGAAGGACATTGAAGTCGTTGCGGCTGAAAAGTCTCAAAATATTCCGGGCGTTGGTATTTCCGGTAATGTTGATGGCACTGACTATACGATTGTTAATGGTAACTATTTAACGAAGCAAGGGATCAGGTTTGACGAGGCCGCTGCTGATAAATGGGCTGCTAAGGGTAATTCCGTCAGCTT is part of the Levilactobacillus zymae genome and encodes:
- a CDS encoding site-specific integrase — its product is MQQVVLPIKDSNVLKEVQDTLLNNFKAGRRNYTIFQVGKATLLRVSDVMGLKQTDIFNLDGSIKQNAFIHDRKNGKPNTLYLKPVQTELLLYRQWLLDHKLASEWIFPSIQHPDRHITEKQFYKIMSRVGDLLGINYLGTHTMRKTGAYRVYTQSNYNIGLVMHLLNHSSESMTLAYLGLDQASTENMLNQIDFG
- a CDS encoding helix-turn-helix transcriptional regulator; translated protein: MSFKDDIKTLRRQSNLTQEALAQKLHVTRQTVSTWETGKNMPSLETLHALSQLFNISLEKLLFNEEIAMKKDKEPSLATQIDHDVKLKSRYRRWTFGLGGLIVLALVSIGILCLGYYKGIGTIDRFDPFLSYKVGYSKLPSEKEISPNNKATNGYWTAWFTDNTMGNEWTKLTLTTGLNPGVKDPYVMAYHKGSYVKVARIVPRTYINQTYVSNLAALDALLNHKGNTATNNHDLKKFKTQIHVSDTVQQLGD
- a CDS encoding IS30-like element ISLpl1 family transposase: MSSITYSERIKIETFCELGLSNIQMGVRLNRSPSTISYELSRCQPYQAELAQTDAEYKRSRCGRKTKLSDELKQKILNHLRLSWSPRMIAHEFKLATKSIYNWLNQGRIDFSLNDLPEHGVRQRRNVDQRSKYNQSLGRSIEQRPMMINQRNRIGDFELDTVVGPRGHSKAVLLTLIDRKSRFLWAYRLKDRTTASVNEALTKFLTTFNGPVHSFTVDRGTEFSGLVSFESQYGIKTYYCHAYTPAERGSNERFNRNLRYFYPKGTRFEHISAQDLTTTLLQINQRPLKILDWQTPYQVMLTNLSKNSD
- a CDS encoding heavy metal translocating P-type ATPase, encoding MANKEDHMNMKNMSAKNMENNESNMSHMDHDDMKMDHDMTEMDHGQMNMDHSQMNMNHETMNMSGMNHGDMDMAGTDMMMHGGSMMHMGNLKVKFWVSVVLAIPVLLLAPIMGLNVSILSFSSPLIVGIIIVLFDTALYFYGGMPFLKGAKAEIQDKSPEMMTLVTLGISVSYFYSLYAFIANNFLNPANHVMDFSFELATLILIMLLGHWIEMNALMGAGDALQKMAALLPKTAHLVTDNGETKEVPVSDLKVGQAFQVRSGESIPADGVITAGESTVNEALVTGESAAVTKNVGDKVIGGATNNNGTLTVKISGTGDSGYLSQVMKMVQNAQQAKSKAEDKADLVAKYLFYAAFGVGIIAFFAWLPQGLATAMTIMVTVFVIACPHALGLAIPLVVSRSTTIGAQNGLLVRNRQAIEASQHVSHVLLDKTGTLTEGKFTVNALIPNDGIDETTLLSRLAALENNSTHPLAQAIITEAQAKDIEVVAAEKSQNIPGVGISGNVDGTDYTIVNGNYLTKQGIRFDEAAADKWAAKGNSVSFLLQGTQIQGMVAEGDTIKAGAKELISGLQRRGITPVLLTGDNPKAAEHVANLLGLTEFHAGLLPDDKQKIIADYQAKGNHVIMVGDGVNDAPSLAAADIGIAIGAGTDVAIDSADVVLVKSEPSDILHFLDLAKITNRKMVQNLWWGAGYNIVAIPLAAGVLSFIGIILDPAVGAVVMAMSTIIVAINAMGLTGEKIKNV
- a CDS encoding type II toxin-antitoxin system PemK/MazF family toxin encodes the protein MVSQGDIFYVNFNPSRGHEQMNKRPAIALSNDLVCQTSNMTIVAPISSTKRNFPMYHRLTSSQTVYGKVLLDQTIALDLRARHVTDETIVDHVSREELEEIITLYKLLFSIDDK
- a CDS encoding AbrB/MazE/SpoVT family DNA-binding domain-containing protein yields the protein MELIKEQTRLAKWGNSKAARIPSQIIKQLKLDDNQDMTITIENGSIVLTPIKKNPTNIHELFKDWKDDGKRDHELDWGKSEGNELQW
- a CDS encoding DUF536 domain-containing protein, with the translated sequence MPKTIRELADQLNVSKQTIQYHYQRLPAKNRQKDSQGTNMISPKAERIIRDKVAKPLLANNQQIDSKETTKTNKDNNELVATLIKEVEDLKSQRDKQLATKDRQIDSLTKLIDQQQKLQLSTVTENRQLKEHVRKLSYLVESPNSTKKQQANDQQTKCRVGETDNKERIIPKSWWRFWKTK
- a CDS encoding replication initiation protein, which produces MSNELVKYDPELNTIPLRRFTPVEMNLFFSVVSRMRDKGDDTVRFTFDQLKELSAYKPTANNRFIDDIQSTYQKILGLRFGSRSKDGLDREMFVMFTRFEIKGSADVPYVDIQIYPKALKLLNNLESWVRYALTEFRDLKSSYAKTTFRILKQFRTTGYAYFSKNDFFELLDIPQSYWSKPANVESRVIRPIKEELTPLFRGLTIRKKYGKGRGKPVIGYTFTWKPERKDANDFSQGKFQDERQKLFNIQNNGELTEQEKWRATDKVKGLPLGSTEKQILAERQIEHDKTIRDQTRQEMLAELRKGFGKHA